In Sphingomonas sp. SORGH_AS_0950, the following are encoded in one genomic region:
- the rpsS gene encoding 30S ribosomal protein S19: MARSVWKGPFVDLHLLKKAEVAQDAGNRAGPIKTWSRRSTILPSFVGLTFNVYNGRKFVPVSVNEDMVGMKLGEFAPTRYFPGHAADKKGKR; the protein is encoded by the coding sequence ATGGCTCGTTCCGTTTGGAAGGGTCCTTTCGTGGACCTCCATCTCCTGAAGAAGGCCGAAGTGGCTCAGGATGCTGGCAACCGCGCAGGTCCGATCAAGACCTGGTCGCGTCGCTCGACCATCCTGCCGTCGTTCGTCGGCCTGACCTTCAACGTCTACAATGGTCGCAAGTTCGTTCCCGTCTCGGTGAACGAGGACATGGTCGGCATGAAGCTCGGTGAATTCGCGCCCACGCGCTACTTCCCCGGCCACGCTGCCGACAAGAAGGGTAAGCGCTGA
- the rpmD gene encoding 50S ribosomal protein L30 yields the protein MATIKIKQTGSPIRRTKDQRATLVGLGLNKMHKVAELQDSPEVRGMIRKVQHMVQVVD from the coding sequence ATGGCAACCATCAAGATCAAGCAGACCGGTTCGCCGATCCGCCGCACCAAGGACCAGCGCGCGACCCTCGTCGGCCTGGGCCTCAACAAGATGCACAAGGTCGCCGAGCTTCAGGACAGCCCTGAAGTCCGTGGCATGATCCGCAAGGTGCAGCACATGGTTCAGGTGGTGGACTGA
- the rplN gene encoding 50S ribosomal protein L14: protein MIQMQSNLDVADNSGAKRVQCIKVLGGSKRRTASVGDIIVVSVKEAQPRGRVKKGDVHRAVIVRTAKDIRRADGSVIRFDGNAAVLVNKNEEPIGTRIFGPVVRELRGKKHMKIISLAPEVL from the coding sequence ATGATCCAGATGCAGTCCAATCTCGACGTCGCTGACAACAGCGGCGCGAAGCGGGTGCAGTGCATCAAGGTGCTGGGCGGCTCGAAGCGCCGTACCGCATCGGTCGGCGACATCATCGTCGTCAGCGTCAAGGAAGCGCAGCCGCGTGGCCGCGTGAAGAAGGGCGACGTTCACCGCGCGGTGATCGTGCGTACCGCCAAGGACATCCGTCGCGCCGACGGTTCGGTGATCCGTTTCGACGGTAACGCCGCCGTGCTGGTCAACAAGAACGAGGAGCCGATCGGCACCCGTATCTTTGGCCCGGTGGTGCGTGAGCTTCGCGGCAAGAAGCACATGAAGATCATCTCGCTGGCTCCGGAGGTGCTGTAA
- the rpsN gene encoding 30S ribosomal protein S14, with amino-acid sequence MAKLSSINKNEKRRLLVKKYAGKYAKLKAIANDQSLDETERLIARLKMAEIPRNGNPTRIRNRCEITGRPRAYYRKFRLARVMLRDLANKGLIPGVTKSSW; translated from the coding sequence ATGGCGAAACTGAGTTCAATCAACAAGAACGAGAAGCGTCGCCTTCTCGTCAAGAAGTATGCCGGCAAGTACGCGAAGCTGAAGGCGATCGCGAACGACCAGAGCCTCGATGAGACCGAGCGTCTGATCGCGCGCCTGAAGATGGCCGAGATCCCCCGCAACGGCAATCCGACCCGTATCCGCAACCGCTGCGAGATCACCGGTCGCCCGCGTGCGTATTACCGCAAGTTCCGTCTCGCTCGCGTCATGCTGCGCGATCTGGCCAACAAGGGCCTGATCCCCGGCGTCACCAAGTCGAGCTGGTAA
- a CDS encoding 50S ribosomal protein L23, with translation MAKQQKAVDPRHYDVIVAPHITEKATLLSEHNAVVFKVAPGATKPEIKAAVEALFDVNVTGVNTIVQKGKTKKWKGAPYQRSDMKKAIVTLKDGQSIDVTTGI, from the coding sequence ATGGCTAAGCAGCAGAAGGCGGTCGATCCGCGTCATTACGACGTGATCGTCGCGCCGCACATCACCGAGAAGGCGACGCTCCTGAGCGAGCACAACGCCGTGGTGTTCAAGGTCGCCCCCGGTGCTACCAAGCCCGAGATCAAGGCGGCGGTGGAAGCGCTGTTCGACGTCAACGTCACCGGCGTGAACACCATCGTCCAGAAGGGCAAGACCAAGAAGTGGAAGGGCGCTCCGTACCAGCGCTCGGACATGAAGAAGGCGATCGTCACCCTCAAGGACGGTCAGTCCATTGACGTGACGACGGGGATCTGA
- the rplE gene encoding 50S ribosomal protein L5 — translation MADYKPRMKAIYDDSIIKAMTDKFGYKNVNEIPRIEKIVLNMGVGEATQDKKRVDQAASEMELIAGQKPVITKAKKSIAQFKLREGMPIGVKVTLRRERMYEFLDRFITIALPRVRDFRGLNPKSFDGRGNYACGIKEQIIFPEINYDRIDKVRGMDVIVTTTAKTDDEARELLRLFGFPFPKEDAADEKKAA, via the coding sequence ATGGCTGATTACAAGCCCCGCATGAAGGCTATCTACGACGATAGCATCATCAAGGCGATGACCGACAAGTTCGGTTACAAGAACGTCAACGAGATCCCCCGGATCGAGAAGATCGTGCTCAACATGGGCGTGGGCGAAGCGACGCAGGACAAGAAGCGCGTCGACCAGGCTGCCTCCGAGATGGAGCTGATCGCGGGTCAGAAGCCCGTCATCACCAAGGCGAAGAAGTCGATCGCGCAGTTCAAGCTGCGTGAAGGCATGCCGATCGGTGTGAAGGTCACGCTGCGTCGCGAGCGCATGTACGAATTCCTGGACCGCTTCATCACGATTGCGCTGCCGCGCGTTCGCGACTTCCGCGGCCTGAATCCGAAGTCCTTTGACGGTCGCGGCAACTATGCCTGCGGCATCAAGGAACAGATCATCTTCCCCGAAATCAACTATGACCGCATCGACAAGGTGCGCGGCATGGATGTGATCGTGACCACCACGGCGAAGACCGACGACGAGGCGCGCGAGCTGCTCCGTCTCTTCGGCTTCCCGTTCCCCAAGGAAGACGCTGCCGACGAGAAGAAGGCGGCGTAA
- the rpsQ gene encoding 30S ribosomal protein S17 encodes MPKRVLTGVIVSDKTDKTVVVNVERKVKHPLYGKIIRRSKKYHAHDESNEFKAGETVRIEETAPISKLKTWKVIERVNTHTTPERASAEG; translated from the coding sequence ATGCCGAAGCGCGTGCTGACCGGGGTGATTGTCTCGGACAAGACCGACAAGACGGTCGTCGTCAATGTGGAGCGGAAGGTCAAGCACCCCCTCTACGGCAAGATCATCCGTCGGTCGAAGAAGTATCATGCTCACGACGAGAGCAATGAGTTCAAGGCCGGGGAGACGGTGCGGATCGAAGAGACCGCCCCGATCTCGAAGCTGAAGACCTGGAAGGTGATCGAGCGGGTGAACACCCACACGACGCCGGAACGGGCCTCGGCAGAGGGCTGA
- the rplB gene encoding 50S ribosomal protein L2, with protein sequence MALKHYNPTSPARRGLILVDRSALWKGAPVKALTEGKRKTGGRNNKGHVTSRGIAGGHKQRYRFIDFKRRQWDVEGTVERIEYDPNRTAFIALINYGTDEAGKVDQSYIIAPQRLAVGDKVIAGKKTDVKPGNAMELGQMPVGTIVHNVEMKPGKGGQIARSAGTYVQVVGRDKGMVIVRLNSGEQRYIHANCMATVGAVSNPDNGNTNLAKAGRNRWKGHRPLTRGVAKNPVDHPHGGGEGRTSGGRHPVTPWGKPTKGARTRHNKATDKMIIRSRHAKKKG encoded by the coding sequence ATGGCACTCAAGCATTATAACCCGACGAGCCCGGCCCGCCGCGGCCTGATCCTCGTCGACCGCTCGGCGCTCTGGAAGGGCGCGCCCGTCAAGGCGCTCACCGAAGGCAAGCGTAAGACCGGCGGCCGCAACAACAAGGGCCATGTGACCAGCCGCGGCATCGCGGGCGGCCACAAGCAGCGCTACCGTTTCATCGACTTCAAGCGTCGCCAGTGGGACGTCGAGGGCACCGTGGAGCGGATCGAATATGATCCCAACCGCACCGCCTTCATCGCGCTCATCAACTATGGCACCGACGAAGCCGGCAAGGTCGACCAGTCCTACATCATCGCTCCGCAGCGCCTCGCTGTCGGCGACAAGGTGATCGCGGGCAAGAAGACCGACGTGAAGCCGGGCAACGCCATGGAACTGGGCCAGATGCCGGTCGGCACGATCGTCCACAACGTCGAGATGAAGCCCGGCAAGGGCGGTCAGATCGCACGTTCGGCCGGCACCTATGTGCAGGTCGTGGGCCGCGACAAGGGCATGGTCATCGTCCGTCTGAACTCGGGCGAGCAGCGCTACATCCATGCGAACTGCATGGCGACCGTCGGCGCGGTGTCGAACCCCGACAACGGCAACACCAACCTGGCGAAGGCTGGTCGCAACCGTTGGAAGGGCCATCGCCCGCTGACCCGCGGTGTTGCGAAGAACCCGGTCGACCACCCGCACGGCGGTGGTGAAGGCCGGACCTCGGGCGGCCGTCATCCGGTCACCCCGTGGGGCAAGCCGACGAAGGGTGCGCGCACTCGTCACAACAAGGCGACGGACAAGATGATCATCCGTAGCCGTCACGCCAAGAAGAAGGGCTAA
- the rpsH gene encoding 30S ribosomal protein S8 — translation MAVTDPLGDLLTRIRNGQRARKDSVLTPASKLRARVLDVLQREGYIRGYSEEQMGPAAGIRIELKYFEGQPAIKHVARVSKPGRRIYSGAQELPRVRNGLGITIVSTPRGVLSDAEAREQNVGGEVLAEVF, via the coding sequence ATGGCAGTGACCGATCCCCTGGGTGACCTGCTCACCCGCATCCGCAACGGCCAGCGCGCGCGCAAGGACTCCGTCCTGACGCCTGCGTCGAAGCTGCGCGCCCGCGTGCTCGACGTGCTCCAGCGCGAAGGCTATATCCGTGGCTACAGCGAAGAGCAGATGGGCCCTGCGGCCGGCATCCGCATCGAGCTGAAGTATTTCGAAGGCCAGCCCGCGATCAAGCATGTCGCGCGCGTGTCCAAGCCCGGCCGCCGTATCTATTCGGGCGCGCAGGAGCTTCCGCGCGTTCGCAACGGCCTGGGCATCACCATCGTGTCGACGCCGCGTGGCGTTCTGTCGGACGCCGAAGCGCGCGAGCAGAATGTCGGTGGCGAAGTCCTGGCGGAGGTGTTCTGA
- the rplX gene encoding 50S ribosomal protein L24 — translation MAAAKIKKGDRVIVLSGKDKGKTGTVSLAMPKDGKVVVDGVNIATRHRKPTQANPQGGLERTAAPLHISKVAHVTADGKPTRVRFETQDGKKVRVAVKTGEKIDG, via the coding sequence ATGGCCGCCGCCAAGATCAAGAAGGGCGATCGCGTCATCGTCCTGTCCGGCAAGGACAAGGGCAAGACCGGCACCGTGTCGCTGGCGATGCCGAAGGACGGCAAGGTCGTCGTGGACGGCGTCAACATCGCCACCCGTCACCGCAAGCCCACCCAGGCGAACCCGCAGGGTGGCCTGGAGCGCACCGCTGCGCCGCTGCACATCTCGAAGGTCGCGCACGTGACCGCCGATGGCAAGCCGACCCGCGTCCGTTTCGAGACGCAGGATGGCAAGAAGGTCCGTGTCGCCGTCAAGACCGGGGAGAAGATCGATGGCTGA
- the rplR gene encoding 50S ribosomal protein L18 has translation MTKGLSLFEKRRRRNRTALRARAGTRPRLSVHRSGKHIYAQVIDDEAGRTVASASTLEKDARGQSGANVAAASEVGKRVAEKAKAAGVTQVVFDRGGFLFHGRVKALAEAAREAGLEF, from the coding sequence ATGACCAAGGGTCTCTCTCTTTTCGAGAAGCGCCGTCGGCGCAACCGTACCGCGCTGCGTGCGCGTGCGGGCACCCGTCCGCGCCTGTCGGTGCATCGCTCGGGCAAGCACATCTATGCCCAGGTGATCGACGACGAGGCCGGTCGTACCGTGGCTTCGGCCTCGACGCTGGAAAAGGACGCACGCGGCCAGTCGGGCGCGAACGTCGCAGCGGCGAGCGAAGTCGGCAAGCGCGTGGCCGAGAAGGCCAAGGCCGCCGGCGTCACGCAGGTCGTTTTCGACCGTGGCGGCTTCCTGTTCCACGGTCGCGTCAAGGCGCTGGCCGAGGCGGCACGCGAAGCGGGATTGGAGTTCTAA
- the rpsC gene encoding 30S ribosomal protein S3: MGQKSNPIGLRLQINRTWDSRWFAEGHDYGRLLLEDLKIRQYIMKTLPQAAISKVVIERPAKLCRISIFAARPGVIIGKKGADIEKLRKKLGSMTSSDVSLNIVEIRKPEIDAKLVAQGVADQLERRIAFRRAMKRAVQSALRLGAEGIRITCGGRLGGAEIARTEWYREGRVPLHTLRANVDYAEAQAHTAYGVCGVKVWIFKGEILGHDPMAQDRLMMEAQTSGVRPARDDHRR, from the coding sequence ATGGGTCAGAAGAGCAATCCGATCGGCCTGCGTCTCCAGATCAACCGCACCTGGGACAGCCGCTGGTTCGCCGAAGGCCATGATTATGGCCGCCTGCTGCTGGAGGATCTGAAGATCCGCCAGTACATCATGAAGACGCTGCCCCAGGCCGCGATCTCGAAGGTCGTCATCGAGCGTCCGGCCAAGCTGTGCCGCATCTCGATCTTCGCGGCGCGTCCGGGCGTGATCATCGGCAAGAAGGGCGCCGACATCGAAAAGCTTCGCAAGAAGCTGGGTTCGATGACCTCGTCCGACGTGTCGCTGAACATCGTCGAGATCCGCAAGCCCGAGATCGACGCCAAGCTCGTCGCACAGGGCGTCGCCGACCAGCTGGAGCGCCGTATCGCGTTCCGCCGCGCCATGAAGCGTGCGGTGCAGTCGGCGCTCCGTCTGGGCGCCGAAGGCATCCGTATCACCTGCGGCGGCCGTCTGGGCGGCGCGGAAATCGCGCGGACCGAATGGTATCGTGAAGGCCGCGTTCCGCTGCACACGCTGCGCGCGAACGTCGACTATGCCGAAGCGCAGGCGCACACCGCTTATGGCGTGTGCGGCGTGAAGGTGTGGATCTTCAAGGGCGAGATCCTGGGCCATGACCCCATGGCGCAGGACCGGCTGATGATGGAGGCTCAGACCTCCGGCGTGCGCCCGGCGCGCGACGATCATCGCCGCTAA
- the rplD gene encoding 50S ribosomal protein L4, translated as MKVKVQSFAGTDAADIELNDEVFGLDPRADILHRVVTWQLEKRRATARGTRERADVARSGKKLGRQKGGGVARHGDRRAPVFIGGGKAHGARVRDFNPGLNKKVRALGLKMALSSHAKAGSLIVMNDLAVAGNKTKTLQGDLAKLGFGKTALVIDGDAVETSFALAAGNLKEINVLPAAGANVYDILKHDTLVLTRSAVEKLEARFHG; from the coding sequence GTGAAGGTCAAGGTTCAATCCTTCGCCGGCACCGACGCCGCGGACATCGAGCTCAACGACGAGGTCTTCGGCCTCGATCCGCGCGCCGACATCCTGCACCGCGTTGTGACCTGGCAGCTGGAAAAGCGTCGCGCCACCGCGCGCGGCACCCGTGAGCGCGCCGATGTCGCGCGTTCGGGCAAGAAGCTCGGTCGCCAGAAGGGCGGCGGTGTCGCTCGTCACGGCGATCGTCGGGCCCCCGTCTTCATCGGCGGTGGTAAGGCGCACGGCGCCCGCGTCCGCGACTTCAACCCGGGTCTGAACAAGAAGGTTCGCGCCCTGGGCCTGAAGATGGCACTGTCGAGCCATGCCAAGGCGGGTTCGCTGATCGTGATGAACGATCTGGCGGTTGCCGGTAACAAGACGAAGACGCTGCAGGGCGATCTGGCGAAGCTCGGCTTCGGCAAGACCGCGCTGGTCATCGATGGCGACGCCGTCGAGACGTCGTTCGCACTGGCAGCAGGCAACCTGAAGGAAATCAACGTCCTTCCGGCTGCTGGCGCCAATGTCTACGACATTCTGAAGCATGACACCCTGGTGCTGACGCGCTCGGCTGTCGAAAAGCTGGAGGCCCGTTTCCATGGCTAA
- the rpsE gene encoding 30S ribosomal protein S5 → MADENNVAVAGAEGAAQDATQGRGPRGGRGRGPGGDRGRGGRDGNRGRRDDRRGGAEEQGEELIEKLVHINRVSKTVKGGKRFGFAALVVVGDGKGRAGFGHGKAREVPEAISKATAAAKKAMVRVPLKDGRTLHHDGNGHFGAGRVTVRSAPQGTGIIAGGPMRAIFESLGVADVVTKSIGTSNPYNMIRATFEALGDQTSPKAVAQRRGKKIADLLGRGHGATQQTAEAEAAAVVE, encoded by the coding sequence ATGGCTGACGAGAACAACGTGGCCGTTGCCGGTGCCGAAGGCGCCGCGCAGGACGCGACCCAGGGTCGCGGTCCCCGGGGCGGCCGTGGCCGTGGTCCGGGCGGCGATCGCGGCCGTGGCGGCCGTGACGGCAACCGTGGTCGTCGCGACGACCGTCGCGGTGGCGCCGAGGAGCAGGGCGAAGAGCTGATCGAAAAGCTCGTCCACATCAACCGTGTCTCGAAGACCGTGAAGGGCGGTAAGCGCTTCGGCTTCGCCGCGCTCGTCGTGGTCGGCGACGGCAAGGGACGTGCGGGCTTTGGTCATGGCAAGGCGCGCGAAGTGCCGGAAGCCATCTCGAAGGCGACGGCTGCCGCCAAGAAGGCGATGGTCCGCGTTCCGCTGAAGGACGGTCGCACGCTGCATCATGATGGCAACGGCCATTTCGGTGCGGGCCGCGTGACGGTGCGTTCGGCGCCGCAGGGTACCGGCATCATCGCCGGTGGTCCGATGCGCGCGATCTTCGAATCGCTTGGCGTTGCCGACGTGGTGACGAAGTCGATCGGCACCTCGAACCCGTACAACATGATCCGTGCCACCTTCGAAGCGCTTGGCGACCAGACCTCGCCCAAGGCGGTGGCGCAGCGTCGTGGCAAGAAGATCGCCGACCTGCTGGGTCGCGGTCACGGTGCCACCCAGCAGACTGCCGAGGCGGAAGCCGCGGCCGTCGTGGAGTAA
- the secY gene encoding preprotein translocase subunit SecY: protein MASAADQMAQSISLAKFAKATDLKKRLWFTIGALIVFRLLSYVPLPGVDPTALGLLSQKTTGGVLDFFNTFSGGSLSRMSLIALGVMPYITASIVIQLATSLSPQLAAIKKEGESGRKKLNQYTRYGTVLLTAIQGYFIAVGLETLGASQGIQAVIEPGMTFRIAAVISLIGGTMFLMWLGEQITSRGIGNGVSLIIMAGIVAHLPTTLVNLLEGGRTGSIDPVRLIGIIVAVVVLVLFICFMERAQRRILIQYPKRATQRGMQADRSHLPLKINTAGVIPPIFASSLLLMPLTISQFAGQRVAGESRWGDFIISLNQYLQHGSPVYMLLYGAGIIFFSFFYTAVVFNPEETADNLKRYGGFIPGIRPGKNTETYLDYVLTRITVIGAAYLTIICLLPEYLVSALQIPFYLGGTSLLIVVNVTMDTVTQIQSHLLAHQYGDLIKKAKLKGGRLR, encoded by the coding sequence ATGGCATCCGCAGCCGACCAGATGGCGCAAAGCATCAGCCTGGCGAAATTCGCCAAGGCCACCGACCTCAAGAAGCGGCTGTGGTTCACGATCGGCGCGCTGATCGTCTTCCGCCTGCTCAGCTATGTCCCGCTGCCGGGCGTCGACCCGACCGCGCTGGGCCTGCTGAGCCAGAAGACCACGGGCGGCGTGCTCGACTTCTTCAACACCTTCTCGGGCGGTTCGCTCAGTCGCATGTCGCTGATCGCGCTGGGCGTGATGCCGTACATCACGGCGTCGATCGTCATCCAGCTCGCGACCTCGCTGAGCCCGCAGCTCGCCGCCATCAAGAAGGAAGGCGAGAGCGGCCGCAAGAAGCTGAACCAGTACACCCGCTACGGCACGGTGCTGCTGACCGCGATCCAGGGCTATTTCATCGCCGTGGGCCTCGAGACGCTGGGCGCCAGCCAGGGCATCCAGGCGGTGATCGAGCCGGGCATGACCTTCCGCATCGCGGCGGTCATCTCGCTGATCGGCGGTACGATGTTCCTGATGTGGCTGGGTGAGCAGATCACCAGCCGCGGTATCGGCAACGGCGTGTCGCTGATCATCATGGCGGGTATCGTCGCGCATCTGCCGACGACGCTGGTCAACCTGCTCGAAGGCGGCCGTACCGGCAGCATCGATCCGGTCCGCCTGATCGGCATCATCGTCGCGGTCGTCGTCCTCGTCCTGTTCATCTGCTTCATGGAGCGCGCGCAGCGCCGGATCCTGATCCAGTATCCCAAGCGCGCGACGCAGCGCGGGATGCAGGCCGATCGCAGCCACCTGCCGCTGAAGATCAACACCGCAGGCGTGATCCCTCCGATCTTCGCCTCGTCGCTGCTGCTGATGCCGCTGACCATCTCGCAGTTCGCAGGGCAGCGCGTCGCGGGCGAGAGCCGCTGGGGCGACTTCATCATCAGCCTCAACCAGTATCTGCAGCACGGCAGCCCCGTGTACATGCTGCTTTACGGCGCTGGCATCATCTTCTTCTCGTTCTTCTACACCGCGGTTGTCTTCAACCCGGAGGAGACGGCGGACAATCTGAAGCGCTATGGCGGCTTCATTCCGGGCATCCGTCCGGGCAAGAACACCGAGACCTATCTCGATTACGTGCTGACCCGTATCACGGTGATCGGCGCGGCCTATCTGACGATCATCTGTCTGCTGCCCGAATATCTGGTGTCGGCGCTGCAGATTCCCTTCTATCTGGGTGGGACCAGCCTGCTGATCGTCGTCAACGTGACGATGGACACGGTGACCCAGATCCAGAGCCATCTGCTGGCGCATCAATATGGCGACCTGATCAAGAAGGCGAAGCTGAAGGGTGGCCGCCTGCGCTGA
- the rplO gene encoding 50S ribosomal protein L15 translates to MKLNELFDNQGARKSKIRVGRGIGSGKGKTGGRGVKGQKSREGVSIAGFEGGQMPLHMRLPKRGFNNIFAKDYAEVNLGAIQKAVDSGKLKTDGTIDHAALKAAGLARGGKDGVRLLGKGELTAKLSFVVQGVSASAREAVEKAGGSVDVPHVVPAAEKAAAKKGQARAAKLAAKA, encoded by the coding sequence ATGAAGCTGAACGAACTTTTCGACAACCAGGGTGCCCGCAAGTCCAAGATCCGCGTCGGTCGCGGTATCGGTTCGGGCAAGGGCAAGACCGGTGGTCGCGGCGTCAAGGGTCAGAAGAGCCGTGAGGGCGTGTCCATCGCGGGCTTCGAGGGCGGTCAGATGCCGCTCCACATGCGCCTGCCGAAGCGCGGCTTCAACAACATCTTCGCCAAGGACTATGCCGAGGTGAACCTGGGCGCGATCCAGAAGGCGGTCGACTCGGGCAAGCTGAAGACCGACGGCACGATCGATCACGCCGCGCTGAAGGCCGCCGGCCTCGCCCGTGGCGGCAAGGACGGCGTCCGTCTGCTCGGCAAGGGCGAACTGACCGCCAAGCTGTCGTTCGTGGTGCAGGGCGTGTCGGCCTCGGCACGTGAAGCGGTCGAGAAGGCCGGTGGTTCGGTCGACGTGCCGCACGTCGTGCCCGCCGCCGAGAAGGCCGCCGCGAAGAAGGGCCAGGCCCGCGCCGCGAAGCTCGCCGCCAAGGCCTGA
- the rpmC gene encoding 50S ribosomal protein L29, which translates to MAKTEYTGQSDDQLVEALGNLKREQFNLRFQAATSQLEKPSRVKEVRRDIARIKTIQAQRTAAAAK; encoded by the coding sequence ATGGCCAAGACTGAATATACCGGCCAGAGCGACGACCAGCTCGTCGAGGCGCTGGGCAACCTGAAGCGTGAGCAGTTCAACCTGCGCTTCCAGGCGGCCACGAGCCAGCTCGAAAAGCCCAGCCGGGTCAAGGAAGTCCGTCGCGACATCGCGCGGATCAAGACCATCCAGGCGCAGCGCACCGCTGCGGCTGCCAAGTAA
- the rplV gene encoding 50S ribosomal protein L22 has product MSKPASPRKVGDKEALSVGTQIRGSAQKLNLVAALIRGKKVGDAMNILAFSTKAMAVDARKILASAIANAENNHNLDVDSLVVAEASVGKSITMKRFATRGRGKSTRILKPFSRLRIVVREQEEA; this is encoded by the coding sequence ATGTCGAAGCCCGCATCCCCCCGCAAGGTCGGTGACAAGGAAGCGCTGTCGGTCGGCACGCAGATCCGTGGTTCGGCGCAGAAGCTGAATCTGGTCGCGGCCCTGATCCGCGGCAAGAAGGTCGGCGACGCGATGAACATCCTGGCCTTCTCGACGAAGGCGATGGCTGTCGACGCGCGCAAGATCCTGGCCTCCGCGATCGCCAATGCCGAGAACAACCACAACCTCGACGTCGACTCGCTCGTCGTCGCCGAGGCGTCGGTCGGCAAGTCGATCACCATGAAGCGTTTCGCGACGCGCGGCCGTGGCAAGTCCACCCGCATCCTGAAGCCGTTTTCGCGGCTCCGCATCGTCGTCCGCGAGCAGGAAGAAGCATAA
- the rplP gene encoding 50S ribosomal protein L16, with protein sequence MLQPKRTKFRKAFKGRIHGDAKGGTSLNFGSYGLKAMEPERITARQIEAARRAITRHIKRQGRLWIRIFPDVPVSSKPAEVRMGSGKGSPEFWAARVKPGRILFELDGVDGPLAAEAFERAAMKLPIKTKVVARLGDTSHLGGE encoded by the coding sequence ATGCTGCAACCAAAGCGCACCAAGTTCCGCAAGGCCTTCAAGGGCCGCATCCACGGCGATGCGAAGGGCGGCACGAGCCTGAACTTCGGTTCCTATGGCCTGAAGGCCATGGAGCCGGAGCGGATCACCGCTCGCCAGATCGAGGCGGCTCGCCGCGCGATCACGCGTCACATCAAGCGCCAGGGTCGTCTCTGGATCCGCATCTTCCCGGACGTCCCCGTCTCGTCGAAGCCCGCCGAAGTCCGCATGGGCTCGGGTAAGGGTTCGCCGGAATTCTGGGCCGCCCGCGTGAAGCCGGGTCGCATCCTGTTCGAACTCGACGGCGTCGACGGCCCGCTGGCCGCTGAGGCATTCGAGCGCGCCGCGATGAAGCTGCCCATCAAGACCAAGGTCGTTGCCCGCCTGGGCGACACCTCGCACCTCGGAGGCGAGTAA
- the rplF gene encoding 50S ribosomal protein L6 gives MSRIGKKAVPVPAGVTATIADKVLSVKGPKGTLSMPLVDEITYDVQADAIAVQPANATKRARAFWGMQRTMVQNLVTGVTAGFSKKLVITGVGYRAAAQGKTLKLQLGYSHDVNIDVPEGIEVKTPDATTVEISGSDKQKVGQLAAEIRRWRKPEPYKGKGIKYDGEFIFRKEGKKK, from the coding sequence ATGAGCCGCATCGGTAAGAAGGCGGTCCCGGTTCCGGCCGGCGTCACCGCGACCATCGCCGACAAGGTGCTGAGCGTGAAGGGTCCCAAGGGCACCCTGTCCATGCCGCTCGTTGACGAGATCACCTATGACGTCCAGGCGGACGCCATCGCGGTGCAGCCTGCCAACGCCACGAAGCGCGCCCGCGCCTTCTGGGGCATGCAGCGCACCATGGTGCAGAACCTCGTGACCGGTGTGACCGCAGGCTTCTCGAAGAAGCTGGTCATCACCGGCGTCGGCTACCGCGCCGCCGCGCAGGGCAAGACCCTGAAGCTGCAGCTCGGCTACAGCCACGACGTCAATATCGACGTGCCGGAAGGCATCGAGGTGAAGACGCCGGACGCCACCACCGTCGAGATCAGCGGTTCGGACAAGCAGAAGGTCGGCCAGCTGGCCGCCGAGATCCGTCGCTGGCGCAAGCCCGAGCCGTATAAGGGCAAGGGCATCAAGTACGACGGCGAGTTCATCTTCCGCAAGGAAGGGAAGAAGAAGTAA